Proteins from a single region of Pseudomonas sp. 10S4:
- a CDS encoding aminoacyl-tRNA deacylase and HDOD domain-containing protein: protein MTEAALAPEPPHAPSVIRLLLGKLGIAYEEVLDHHGLNAARKVQAVLLDDAVGALMVLFPQSQLLDLNRLAELTGRRLTAVSTERLEKMLGKHSLSLLPGLPALTSSPCLYEESLLREPTLLINSGEPGVLLEISSEAFKSMLTKASAANFGEALTSIRPNLDRPDDDREEITQAVQAFTARRIQQRLEATIEIPPLAETAQKIIKLRVDPNATIDDITGVVETDPALAAQVVSWAASPYYASPGKIRSVEDAIVRVLGFDLVINLALGLALGKTLSLPKDHPQHTTPYWQQSIYTAAVIEGLTRAMPRAQRPEAGLTYLAGLLHNFGYLLLAHVFPPHFSLICRHLEVNPHLCHSYVEQHLLGISREQIGSWLMRYWDMPDELATALRFQHDPGYDGAYAEYPNLVCLSVRLLRSRGIGSGPDEDIPDALLERVGLTRDKANDVVSKVLEAEVLLRELASQFSQA from the coding sequence ATGACCGAAGCTGCCCTCGCCCCAGAACCCCCGCACGCTCCGTCTGTAATTCGGCTGCTGCTCGGCAAGCTGGGCATCGCCTACGAAGAAGTTCTCGACCATCACGGCCTGAACGCCGCGCGCAAAGTGCAGGCCGTTTTGCTCGATGATGCGGTCGGCGCGCTCATGGTGCTGTTCCCGCAAAGCCAATTGCTGGACCTCAATCGCCTCGCCGAACTGACTGGCCGCCGATTGACCGCCGTCTCGACCGAACGCCTGGAAAAAATGCTCGGCAAACACAGCCTGAGCCTGCTGCCCGGCCTGCCGGCGCTGACCAGTTCGCCGTGCCTCTACGAAGAAAGCCTACTGCGCGAACCGACGTTACTGATCAACTCGGGCGAGCCTGGCGTACTGCTGGAAATTAGCAGCGAAGCCTTCAAGTCCATGCTGACCAAAGCCAGTGCCGCCAACTTCGGCGAAGCCCTGACCAGCATCCGCCCGAACCTTGACCGCCCTGACGATGACCGCGAGGAAATCACCCAGGCCGTTCAAGCGTTCACCGCGCGACGCATCCAGCAACGCCTGGAAGCGACCATCGAGATTCCGCCGCTGGCTGAAACGGCGCAAAAAATCATCAAGCTGCGGGTCGACCCGAACGCCACCATCGACGACATCACCGGCGTCGTCGAAACCGACCCGGCGCTGGCCGCGCAAGTGGTGAGCTGGGCGGCGTCGCCGTACTACGCCTCGCCGGGCAAGATTCGTTCAGTGGAAGACGCCATCGTCCGGGTGCTGGGTTTCGACCTGGTGATCAACCTGGCGCTGGGCCTGGCCCTGGGCAAAACCCTGAGCCTGCCCAAAGACCACCCGCAGCACACCACGCCGTACTGGCAGCAATCGATCTACACCGCCGCCGTCATCGAAGGCCTGACCCGCGCCATGCCCCGCGCCCAGCGCCCGGAAGCCGGCCTGACCTACCTCGCGGGCTTGCTACACAACTTCGGCTACTTGCTGCTGGCCCACGTCTTCCCGCCGCACTTCTCGCTGATCTGCCGTCACCTGGAGGTCAACCCGCACCTGTGCCACAGCTATGTTGAACAACATCTGCTGGGCATCAGCCGCGAACAGATTGGCTCGTGGCTGATGCGCTACTGGGATATGCCGGATGAGTTGGCCACGGCGCTGCGCTTCCAGCACGATCCGGGTTATGACGGCGCGTATGCTGAGTACCCGAACCTTGTGTGCTTGTCAGTGCGTTTGTTGCGTAGCCGCGGGATTGGGTCCGGGCCGGATGAAGACATTCCGGATGCGTTGCTGGAGCGGGTTGGTTTGACTCGCGACAAGGCGAATGATGTGGTCAGCAAAGTGCTTGAGGCTGAAGTGCTGCTGCGCGAACTGGCTTCGCAATTCTCCCAAGCCTAA
- a CDS encoding helicase: MKFRFLLWMLGLLMGKASRTNPAFQQQLGDKELVFQLQTLDGKVARHFRVKDQRITSKSGVYAEPAFAIAFKDAAYGFATMQAKNKQLAFMTGIQDKSIQIKGNPALVIWFQGLTKYLKPRKPKP, from the coding sequence ATGAAATTTCGTTTTCTTCTGTGGATGCTGGGTTTGTTGATGGGTAAGGCCAGTCGGACTAATCCTGCATTTCAACAGCAGTTGGGTGACAAGGAGCTTGTATTCCAATTACAGACCCTGGACGGGAAAGTCGCGCGGCATTTCCGGGTGAAGGATCAGCGCATCACCAGTAAGTCCGGCGTGTATGCCGAGCCGGCGTTTGCGATTGCCTTTAAAGATGCGGCGTATGGCTTTGCCACGATGCAGGCGAAGAACAAGCAGTTGGCGTTTATGACGGGGATTCAGGACAAGTCGATTCAGATTAAGGGCAACCCGGCGCTGGTGATCTGGTTTCAGGGGTTGACCAAGTATTTGAAGCCGCGCAAACCCAAGCCCTGA
- a CDS encoding bacterial transcriptional activator domain-containing protein yields MFTVVCKLKFSICLLVIGCSSAVAAPQVLKEMPASLLGDASRQKVFVLTGDADETNHRLLISPEQGGSDNILLDTSTALPLIKSQYSSAMSDVFSVNIINNPAGVLKVVDMQGDTVSVKQSSAEAGNALVLVSSEEDNAVYNFNLVFRYDKNSRQFELKNVLQVVNNESCDHSIVSVQEVPKSLVGEMSLASFDGRKVFEQLSDLRIKSAGDNKKLMMTDVAEQLDKALALYRKGQTEAVSTLMANFLMDGGEGHCYPHSYIAQKYDFPQMPGWSNDLGFLFGETGYYEESIELLNAVIARNPTRTVAYLNLADSYWGLKNRELAAQAYKQYASLMSDAGKVSKIPGRVLERSNGAVE; encoded by the coding sequence ATGTTTACAGTAGTTTGTAAGCTGAAGTTCTCGATTTGCTTGCTAGTGATCGGCTGTTCAAGTGCGGTTGCCGCGCCTCAAGTTCTGAAGGAGATGCCGGCCAGTTTATTGGGTGATGCATCGCGTCAAAAGGTGTTTGTGCTGACCGGCGATGCTGATGAGACCAACCACCGATTGTTGATATCACCGGAGCAAGGCGGCAGCGATAACATTCTGCTGGACACATCAACGGCATTGCCGTTGATCAAGAGCCAATATTCGTCGGCCATGAGCGATGTCTTCAGCGTCAACATAATCAACAACCCGGCGGGTGTGTTGAAGGTCGTCGACATGCAGGGTGACACCGTGTCGGTCAAGCAGTCTTCTGCCGAAGCCGGGAACGCCCTTGTGCTGGTCAGCAGCGAAGAAGATAACGCCGTTTATAACTTCAATTTGGTGTTTCGCTACGACAAAAACTCCAGGCAGTTCGAGCTGAAAAATGTATTGCAGGTGGTCAACAACGAGTCCTGTGATCACTCAATTGTCAGTGTTCAAGAAGTACCCAAAAGCCTGGTCGGTGAAATGTCTTTAGCGTCTTTCGATGGACGCAAGGTGTTTGAGCAGTTGTCTGACTTGCGCATTAAATCTGCCGGTGACAACAAAAAACTGATGATGACTGACGTCGCGGAACAGCTCGACAAGGCACTGGCGCTGTATCGAAAAGGGCAGACCGAGGCCGTTTCGACGCTGATGGCGAATTTCCTGATGGATGGCGGTGAAGGCCACTGTTATCCGCACAGCTACATTGCGCAAAAGTATGACTTCCCTCAGATGCCCGGTTGGTCTAACGACTTGGGTTTTCTATTCGGTGAAACCGGTTATTACGAAGAGTCCATCGAGTTGTTGAACGCGGTGATTGCCCGGAATCCGACCCGAACCGTGGCCTATCTGAACCTCGCGGACAGTTACTGGGGTTTGAAAAACAGGGAGCTGGCGGCGCAGGCCTATAAGCAATACGCCTCGTTGATGAGCGACGCGGGCAAGGTGTCGAAGATTCCCGGGCGGGTGTTAGAGCGCAGTAATGGAGCGGTGGAATGA
- a CDS encoding PEP-utilizing enzyme, which translates to MSKPLMYLLAGNGSAADWWDDALPHFQRYQVVPLELPGFGNNPQAPCEDLAAFAQALLGMTVKGSAIMAVGVNALLVLHALQRSPGHFCRSVLLAPVGAFLWQRRLPALMSPLPIRKTIHWLLANKPGLFKHKFSNQTWTPAQYQRMGAGYARCRAFVPHWDLVRGDTALPLLEWIIGPVELVWGDQDNVLGIAQAAAWSAILARADLTISLKTGWGHYPWIDSPAEFAAWLESGERGFVAHTKGGRLRLAELAGQAVPPALSLNDALDSRLPAFLASQPDATWAVRSSSYGEDQADAANAGLSTTFLREPTVNVPARIAELSSEGVEEVVVQRFITPQLSGIGFVRHLSVELEWVEGHLESLADGQVSPERAIISRLGDSWSSDTFKPSHGLTADLLWRFLQGVLRVFHYVPGDVEWAWDGQQLWLLQYRPISDYGWRRHLTAANIAEILPPQPSVFVEYAQRRAAASIPAIMARWDSRVLQDNEPFTAVFGGASYINNDLFLARLADWGISASSYAGEVGGATPHLPWRPLRLARSLPLFLRMQRIARGHLLTLERGLQRFDQELSELIAQSADGQQLADWFTRFYVFVVQGNLCIATALASSGGDLFGRPPTAYDNLENSPHRLPWETDPGTPRPASTDLPLQAFPQWPALIRVAHSTSLSGLRGYYLQVREWYRDNLMRIFFRLHHAMPMADRAHWFAPHPDIRTRDGSFWQDGREGTEQATGFMIYPGQVQGILGGDILLEDTLDPGRHAHYQAARAVIARMGGRLSHGSTLLRELRKPSAVLPQVDVGWVGREVLYRDGELVLVT; encoded by the coding sequence ATGAGCAAGCCGTTGATGTACCTGCTGGCCGGCAACGGCAGCGCCGCCGATTGGTGGGATGACGCGCTGCCGCACTTTCAGCGCTATCAGGTTGTGCCGCTGGAACTGCCGGGGTTCGGCAACAATCCTCAAGCGCCGTGCGAGGACCTTGCGGCGTTCGCGCAGGCGTTGCTGGGGATGACGGTGAAGGGCAGCGCGATCATGGCGGTCGGGGTCAACGCGCTGCTGGTGTTGCATGCGTTGCAACGGTCGCCGGGGCACTTTTGCCGCAGCGTATTGCTGGCGCCGGTCGGGGCGTTTTTGTGGCAACGACGGTTGCCGGCGCTGATGTCGCCGCTGCCGATTCGCAAGACCATTCATTGGCTGCTGGCGAATAAACCGGGGCTGTTCAAACACAAATTCTCCAACCAGACCTGGACCCCCGCGCAGTACCAGCGCATGGGCGCCGGGTATGCTCGTTGCCGCGCGTTTGTGCCGCACTGGGATTTGGTGCGCGGCGATACCGCGTTGCCGTTGCTGGAATGGATCATTGGCCCGGTCGAGTTGGTGTGGGGCGATCAGGACAACGTGCTCGGCATCGCCCAGGCTGCCGCGTGGTCGGCGATTCTGGCCCGCGCGGATCTGACGATCAGTTTGAAAACCGGCTGGGGGCATTACCCGTGGATCGACTCGCCAGCGGAATTCGCCGCGTGGCTGGAGTCGGGCGAGCGTGGGTTTGTGGCGCACACCAAGGGTGGCCGTTTGCGTCTGGCCGAGTTGGCCGGGCAAGCGGTGCCGCCGGCGCTGTCGCTCAACGATGCTCTTGATTCGCGGTTGCCTGCGTTCCTCGCCAGTCAACCGGACGCCACGTGGGCGGTGCGTTCTTCCAGTTATGGCGAGGATCAGGCTGACGCGGCGAACGCCGGGTTGAGCACCACATTCCTGCGCGAACCGACGGTGAATGTTCCGGCGCGGATTGCCGAACTGAGCTCCGAGGGTGTGGAAGAAGTCGTGGTGCAGCGCTTCATCACGCCGCAGCTGTCCGGGATTGGGTTTGTGCGGCATCTGTCGGTGGAACTGGAATGGGTCGAAGGGCACTTGGAGTCGCTGGCCGACGGTCAGGTCAGCCCCGAACGCGCGATCATTTCCCGCCTCGGCGATTCGTGGAGCAGCGACACGTTCAAGCCGTCCCACGGTCTGACGGCGGACCTGTTGTGGCGCTTTCTGCAAGGCGTGTTGCGGGTCTTTCACTACGTGCCCGGCGACGTCGAATGGGCCTGGGATGGCCAGCAACTCTGGCTGCTGCAATACCGGCCGATCAGCGATTACGGCTGGCGCCGACACCTGACCGCCGCCAACATCGCCGAGATCCTGCCGCCGCAACCGAGCGTGTTCGTGGAATATGCGCAACGACGTGCGGCGGCGAGTATTCCGGCGATCATGGCGCGTTGGGATTCGCGGGTGTTGCAGGACAATGAGCCGTTCACCGCGGTGTTTGGCGGTGCTTCGTACATCAACAATGATCTGTTTCTGGCGCGGCTGGCGGACTGGGGCATTTCTGCCAGCAGCTACGCCGGAGAAGTGGGTGGCGCGACACCGCATCTGCCTTGGCGACCGTTGCGTCTAGCACGTTCTCTGCCACTGTTTCTACGCATGCAACGTATCGCTCGCGGGCATTTGCTGACGCTGGAAAGGGGTTTGCAGCGCTTCGATCAGGAACTCTCCGAACTCATCGCCCAAAGTGCCGACGGCCAGCAACTGGCGGACTGGTTCACCCGGTTTTATGTGTTCGTGGTGCAGGGCAATCTGTGCATCGCCACGGCGTTGGCCAGCAGCGGCGGCGACCTGTTTGGCCGCCCGCCAACTGCGTATGACAACCTCGAAAACAGTCCGCATCGACTGCCGTGGGAAACCGATCCAGGCACACCGCGCCCGGCCTCGACCGACCTGCCGCTGCAAGCCTTCCCGCAATGGCCCGCGCTGATCCGCGTCGCCCATTCAACCAGCCTGTCGGGCCTGCGCGGCTACTACCTGCAAGTGCGCGAGTGGTACCGCGACAACCTGATGCGGATCTTCTTCCGCCTCCATCACGCCATGCCGATGGCCGACCGGGCGCACTGGTTCGCACCGCATCCGGACATTCGAACCCGCGACGGCAGCTTCTGGCAGGACGGCCGCGAAGGTACGGAACAAGCAACCGGGTTCATGATTTATCCGGGGCAGGTGCAGGGGATTTTGGGTGGAGACATTTTGCTCGAAGACACGCTGGACCCTGGGCGGCATGCGCACTATCAGGCCGCGCGGGCGGTGATTGCGCGAATGGGTGGGCGGTTGTCTCATGGTTCTACTTTGCTGCGGGAGTTGCGCAAGCCTTCGGCGGTGTTGCCGCAGGTGGATGTGGGGTGGGTGGGGCGTGAGGTGTTGTATCGGGATGGGGAGTTGGTGTTGGTGACGTAG
- a CDS encoding TIGR01777 family oxidoreductase — translation MPVPANTRRKALVAWLYAMALVHLFVSIVLTWAGHSGMLDGYLHTLDHAFWAADTLPVAAREQQLWWLAVFGATLQSYSLYMLALVHLGNRFKTPIAWGGLIAGIVLWAPQDLWFSLDAKLWLNLWIDGVALLTLLPPLFWLYRHDRRANTSKDFPRHQGSPANPFAGGAYKRVLVTGGTGFIGEALVNQLLDAGHTVSVLARDPLKAANLFDGRARCVRSLSKLSHDETFDVVINLAGAPVAGPRWSATRQAQLLASRVNTTEALMTWLKSARHTPGLWVQASAIGFYGVRDASESLDEGASKGDGFMAELCAKWEAAAQPATGLGVRQVVLRLGVVFGPGGALLPLLMPFRLGFGGRMGDGRQIMSWVHRDDVLQVIARAFDDNSLSGTYNLVAPDAVSQGVFAERAGKVLKRPVWFHIPASPVRALAGEMAELFFDGQRVVPSRLTEAGYTFRFPTLDAALRDLA, via the coding sequence ATGCCAGTCCCCGCAAACACCCGTCGCAAAGCCCTGGTCGCTTGGCTATACGCCATGGCCCTGGTGCATCTATTCGTCAGCATCGTCCTGACCTGGGCCGGCCATTCGGGCATGCTCGACGGCTACCTGCATACCCTCGACCACGCCTTCTGGGCCGCCGACACCTTGCCCGTCGCCGCCCGCGAGCAACAGCTCTGGTGGCTCGCCGTATTCGGCGCCACGCTGCAAAGTTATTCCCTCTACATGCTCGCCCTCGTGCACCTCGGCAATCGATTCAAAACCCCCATCGCGTGGGGCGGGTTGATCGCCGGCATCGTGCTTTGGGCACCGCAAGACCTGTGGTTTTCTCTGGACGCAAAGCTCTGGTTGAACCTGTGGATCGACGGCGTCGCGCTGCTGACGTTGCTGCCGCCGTTGTTCTGGCTCTATCGCCACGACCGTCGCGCAAACACTTCAAAAGACTTCCCCCGGCATCAAGGCTCACCGGCGAACCCGTTCGCGGGCGGCGCTTATAAGCGGGTGCTGGTCACCGGCGGCACCGGGTTTATCGGTGAGGCGTTGGTCAACCAATTGCTCGACGCCGGCCACACCGTCAGCGTTCTCGCTCGCGATCCGTTGAAAGCCGCAAACCTGTTTGATGGCCGCGCTCGGTGCGTGCGGTCACTGAGCAAACTCAGCCACGACGAAACCTTTGACGTGGTGATCAACCTCGCAGGCGCACCGGTCGCCGGGCCGCGTTGGAGTGCCACGCGGCAGGCGCAACTGCTCGCCAGTCGGGTCAACACCACCGAAGCGCTGATGACTTGGCTGAAGAGCGCCAGGCACACACCAGGACTGTGGGTGCAGGCGTCGGCCATTGGTTTTTACGGCGTGCGCGATGCCAGCGAAAGCCTGGATGAAGGCGCGAGCAAGGGCGACGGTTTCATGGCCGAGTTGTGCGCCAAATGGGAAGCCGCCGCGCAACCGGCCACCGGGTTGGGCGTGCGTCAGGTGGTGCTGCGACTGGGCGTGGTGTTCGGCCCCGGCGGCGCGTTGTTGCCGTTGCTGATGCCGTTTCGACTGGGCTTCGGCGGGCGCATGGGCGATGGTCGGCAGATCATGAGTTGGGTGCACCGCGATGATGTGCTTCAGGTGATCGCCCGGGCGTTCGACGACAACAGTTTGAGCGGCACGTACAACCTGGTGGCGCCGGATGCGGTGAGTCAGGGTGTGTTCGCCGAGCGCGCCGGCAAAGTCCTGAAACGCCCGGTGTGGTTCCACATTCCGGCGTCGCCGGTGCGGGCGCTGGCCGGGGAGATGGCGGAGCTGTTTTTCGACGGTCAACGGGTGGTGCCGAGCCGACTGACCGAGGCGGGTTACACGTTCCGGTTCCCGACCCTCGACGCTGCCCTGCGCGATCTGGCCTGA